Proteins from one Sphingobium herbicidovorans genomic window:
- a CDS encoding competence protein CoiA family protein — MMAVEIARSSGWQAATEVGGTTPTGEPWRADVLAVKGNAKVAIEIQWSGQTNAETLRRQEQYRLSGIRGLWLLRQPGFPIVHDLPAACIGGSLADGFQALIPAHERMLARHRRLPESWRQALPMDAFLRAAFERRLGFLTPLEAVGENATIVVETAIADC; from the coding sequence ATGATGGCGGTCGAGATCGCGCGATCCTCGGGCTGGCAGGCCGCAACCGAAGTGGGCGGCACAACGCCAACCGGCGAACCATGGCGAGCTGACGTCCTCGCGGTGAAGGGAAACGCCAAGGTCGCGATCGAGATACAATGGTCGGGGCAGACCAATGCGGAAACCCTGCGGCGACAAGAGCAATACCGCTTATCCGGGATTCGCGGGCTTTGGTTGCTGCGTCAACCGGGCTTCCCGATCGTCCATGATCTGCCCGCGGCCTGCATCGGCGGCTCGCTTGCCGACGGCTTTCAGGCTCTCATTCCTGCACATGAGCGCATGCTAGCGCGCCATCGTCGTCTGCCGGAAAGCTGGCGGCAGGCATTACCGATGGACGCATTCCTTCGCGCCGCGTTTGAACGAAGATTGGGGTTTCTCACGCCGTTGGAAGCCGTTGGCGAGAATGCGACAATCGTCGTCGAGACCGCGATAGCGGATTGTTAG